In bacterium, the genomic stretch TAGAAATTCCCGCTAACGTCCTACTCTCCCAGGCAGTTGCCCGCCAAGTACCATCGGCGATGAACGGCTCAGATCCCCTCTTTGCGCAGAGATCCGGACTGGTCTTCCTGCGACTATAGGAGGAACCGACACCACTGCAGAACAAAGCTATGCGCAGCGGTTCCGGCTTGATTACTTGCCCTTCTTGAGGAATCTGGCCACCTGCTTGGCCACGTTTTTCGACATTGTCCCTTGGTTTGATGTGCCGCCGAATAGGCCTCCGGCTATTTCGGCAATGAAGGTTCCCACGGCAACAATGCTCTCAGATTCCTTATCAACAAACTCGCAATCCACGTGAAGACGCGCTTTCCCCGCACCAAAACCTACAAGGTACCGCGCCGCCTGGCTTCCCCTGTCAAATCGGACGATCTTTGCCCGTATTTGCAGGACTCCCGCACTCGAATCAAGCTCCGCCGCCACTTGCCGGTAGGTCCTCGCCTTCTGAATGGCGCTAATAATCGCCATCCGCAATTCCGTCGGTGTTCCCGGATCAAGCTCGTCTTCTGTGATACCGGTCGAGACACTGACGACTTCAACACTCCGGAAGCTCCTGACATCGGCCGTCGCCGGACTCTTCATCGCATACCGGTTTGGAGCCGCGCATCCAACAACCAGTACCGATATAACCAGAACGAGTCCGAAAACGCTGTTTCTCCGGCCAAGAAAGCCTTGCATGACACTCTCCTATGGACTTAGCGAAGTGGATACTGCAATTGAAGTCCGACGGCTGGTGCCCTATGGATATCGCAGAGAGACAGCCCAAGACTGTTTATGATTGATGCATTCTCGTTCGCATAGACCGTCTTCCACTTTTCCTGTGTGGCTCCGACTATCGCACCAATCAATACGCCGGCCGCCGTCCATCCGGCAATCCAAGGACCCACGGGAAAATCCTCGTAATAGGGATTGGATTCCACGCTGATCGCACCGATGGCTGCCGACACGCCACAAGCGGCACCGCCGATAAGGGCATATTCCCCGGCTTTGCTGCCCTGACTCGCCTTGATAAGAAAAACGTCTTTAAGATCGAATTCGCCTTCCTGCGAAGTGGCTCGATTCACGAAAGTCAAATGATCATCTCGGATTCGGAGATTGCTTACTTCGATTCTGTTGTTGTTCTTGAAAAACAGCTTGGCTCGATGATAGCGATGATCGCCGGGGAACTGGTACGAGGTCTGGGCCAATGAACCCGCTGCACACACCATCAGAAGAAAAGCCGTACGGAGTGCCGTTCTCATATCCACCTCTGCGTTAGCTCGCCATTCAAAGTCATGCTCTGCTGCGCCGGCTCCCTTGCCGGACTCGAAATGGGCCTATCTCATCCCCAGAGCCGGAGTCACTCCCTACTCATCAAGAGTAATGAAATTACTGAATGTCTAATCTATGCCTTAAAGAGCATGTTATCAAGTGAACAGACGTATAATAATCTCGCGTAAATGTGTGTAAGTTTCACTCTTGATAATAGATAGATGTGTTCAGTTGACAAAGGAGAGGTTCTATACCTGCTCATGCAAAAACGTGAAAAAAAGAGAGCCCCTGATTCGCAAATCAGGGGCTCAAATAATTCCCGATAACGTCCTACTCTCCCAGGCAGTTGCCCGCCAAGTACCATCGGCGATGAACGGCTTAACTTCTCTGTTCGGAATGGGAAGAGGTGTTTCCCGTTCTCCAAGGTCAGCGGAAAACTCAGGTCCGCACTCGGAAAAGCGCGGCTCAAAACAACGCGGCCGGGAGACGGAAGCCCTGCTTGCGGGCTCCATTTCGAGAGCAATCTCCGTATAGCCGCTCAACGAGTTTGAACAATTGGAAGCGGCGAAGGCCGAAGCCTTCGTGCAGGATCTTACAGCCGGAAAGCTGCTGGGGATGACTTGACCACTGGAAAG encodes the following:
- a CDS encoding DUF4410 domain-containing protein, giving the protein MQGFLGRRNSVFGLVLVISVLVVGCAAPNRYAMKSPATADVRSFRSVEVVSVSTGITEDELDPGTPTELRMAIISAIQKARTYRQVAAELDSSAGVLQIRAKIVRFDRGSQAARYLVGFGAGKARLHVDCEFVDKESESIVAVGTFIAEIAGGLFGGTSNQGTMSKNVAKQVARFLKKGK